Proteins encoded in a region of the Labrus bergylta chromosome 9, fLabBer1.1, whole genome shotgun sequence genome:
- the LOC109992645 gene encoding uncharacterized protein isoform X1: protein MEIMIVVFMLWSFFAMGFSQDEVEYGDTYRIRLPRKTESVGFIRSNISHVTILWNRDEPSTSYNSRQKVIGSYFFLEKVTRNDSGTYIMKDKDQKVISSRTLEVTVIKRYNTKVVGRYFDLTFNVEPDSCNIYFIRDGGYETQVDRKGKLLEHFDDQNCDGLDFLYPCGIYKNYIQLSCNGRFEVRDKHGDLAIVETVEVEGSDTFSTSSLAEEEEEEEEEPKFDTSTSIGIGIGAILGGLSCCCCTIRFCNSISSSKKDKSESPDEEPTGHYRQYEREPVRPSSDQLSRPSETLYPTVPPYNLSVPLIHNPPSVSVPPAYSEVSAPAEPAVAPAEQTVAPTFPVPSEDPGPRFELSISSALPLSSNSTFSDVYTSDKLNF, encoded by the exons ATGGAAATAATGATAGTGGTGTTCATGCTGTGGAGCTTCTTTGCAATGG GTTTCTCACAGGATGAGGTAGAGTATGGGGACACATACAGGATTAGGCTGCCGAGAAAGACTGAATCTGTTGGGTTCATCAGATCGAACATCTCACATGTGACAATCTTGTGGAATCGGGATGAGCCTTCAACCAGTTATAACAGTAGGCAAAAGGTGATTggttcttacttttttttagaaaaagtaaCCCGGAATGACAGCGGTACCTACATAATGAAAGACAAAGATCAGAAAGTAATTTCTTCCAGGACCCTGGAAGTCACGG taaTCAAAAGATACAACACAAAAGTTGTTGGCAGATACTTCGACTTAACGTTTAATGTGGAACCAGACTCCTGCAACATTTACTTCATCCGAGATGGTGGATATGAGACTCAGGTAGATCGTAAAGGCAAactgctggagcattttgacgaCCAGAATTGTGATGGACTCGACTTTTTATATCCATGTGGGATTTACAAAAATTACATTCAGTTGTCATGTAACGGGCGCTTTGAGGTCAGAGATAAGCATGGTGACCTGGCCATAGTGGAGACAGTGGAAGTAGAAGGAA GTGATACATTTTCTACCTCTTCTCttgctgaagaagaagaagaagaagaagaagagcctAAGTTTGATACATCCACCTCCATTGGTATTGGCATTGGTGCTATACTTGGTGGACTCAGTTGCTGTTGCTGCACCATACGTTTCTGCAACAGCATAAGCTCCTCCAAGAAGGACAAGTCTGAGAGTCCTGATGAGGAACCTACTGGTCATTACCGTCAG TATGAGAGGGAGCCTGTAAGACCGAGTTCAGACCAGCTCAGTCGGCCCTCTGAGACGCTGTACCCCACTGTGCCTCCTTATAATCTGAGCGTCCCGCTG ATACACAATCCGCCCTCTGTGAGTGTGCCCCCAGCTTATTCTGAG GTTTCAGCTCCAGCAGAGCCGGCAGTCGCTCCAGCAGAGCAGACAGTCGCTCCAACTTTCCCCGTCCCCTCTGAGGACCCCGGGCCACGGTTTGAACTCTCCATCTCCTCGGCCCTCCCACTCAGTTCAAACTCAACTTTCTCTGATGTTTATACTTCAGACAAACTCAACTTCTGA
- the LOC109992645 gene encoding uncharacterized protein isoform X2 has product MEIMIVVFMLWSFFAMGFSQDEVEYGDTYRIRLPRKTESVGFIRSNISHVTILWNRDEPSTSYNSRQKVIGSYFFLEKVTRNDSGTYIMKDKDQKVISSRTLEVTVIKRYNTKVVGRYFDLTFNVEPDSCNIYFIRDGGYETQVDRKGKLLEHFDDQNCDGLDFLYPCGIYKNYIQLSCNGRFEVRDKHGDLAIVETVEVEGKEEEEEEEEPKFDTSTSIGIGIGAILGGLSCCCCTIRFCNSISSSKKDKSESPDEEPTGHYRQYEREPVRPSSDQLSRPSETLYPTVPPYNLSVPLIHNPPSVSVPPAYSEVSAPAEPAVAPAEQTVAPTFPVPSEDPGPRFELSISSALPLSSNSTFSDVYTSDKLNF; this is encoded by the exons ATGGAAATAATGATAGTGGTGTTCATGCTGTGGAGCTTCTTTGCAATGG GTTTCTCACAGGATGAGGTAGAGTATGGGGACACATACAGGATTAGGCTGCCGAGAAAGACTGAATCTGTTGGGTTCATCAGATCGAACATCTCACATGTGACAATCTTGTGGAATCGGGATGAGCCTTCAACCAGTTATAACAGTAGGCAAAAGGTGATTggttcttacttttttttagaaaaagtaaCCCGGAATGACAGCGGTACCTACATAATGAAAGACAAAGATCAGAAAGTAATTTCTTCCAGGACCCTGGAAGTCACGG taaTCAAAAGATACAACACAAAAGTTGTTGGCAGATACTTCGACTTAACGTTTAATGTGGAACCAGACTCCTGCAACATTTACTTCATCCGAGATGGTGGATATGAGACTCAGGTAGATCGTAAAGGCAAactgctggagcattttgacgaCCAGAATTGTGATGGACTCGACTTTTTATATCCATGTGGGATTTACAAAAATTACATTCAGTTGTCATGTAACGGGCGCTTTGAGGTCAGAGATAAGCATGGTGACCTGGCCATAGTGGAGACAGTGGAAGTAGAAGGAA aagaagaagaagaagaagaagaagagcctAAGTTTGATACATCCACCTCCATTGGTATTGGCATTGGTGCTATACTTGGTGGACTCAGTTGCTGTTGCTGCACCATACGTTTCTGCAACAGCATAAGCTCCTCCAAGAAGGACAAGTCTGAGAGTCCTGATGAGGAACCTACTGGTCATTACCGTCAG TATGAGAGGGAGCCTGTAAGACCGAGTTCAGACCAGCTCAGTCGGCCCTCTGAGACGCTGTACCCCACTGTGCCTCCTTATAATCTGAGCGTCCCGCTG ATACACAATCCGCCCTCTGTGAGTGTGCCCCCAGCTTATTCTGAG GTTTCAGCTCCAGCAGAGCCGGCAGTCGCTCCAGCAGAGCAGACAGTCGCTCCAACTTTCCCCGTCCCCTCTGAGGACCCCGGGCCACGGTTTGAACTCTCCATCTCCTCGGCCCTCCCACTCAGTTCAAACTCAACTTTCTCTGATGTTTATACTTCAGACAAACTCAACTTCTGA
- the LOC109992645 gene encoding uncharacterized protein isoform X4: MEIMIVVFMLWSFFAMGFSQDEVEYGDTYRIRLPRKTESVGFIRSNISHVTILWNRDEPSTSYNSRQKVIGSYFFLEKVTRNDSGTYIMKDKDQKVISSRTLEVTVIKRYNTKVVGRYFDLTFNVEPDSCNIYFIRDGGYETQVDRKGKLLEHFDDQNCDGLDFLYPCGIYKNYIQLSCNGRFEVRDKHGDLAIVETVEVEGKEEEEEEPKFDTSTSIGIGIGAILGGLSCCCCTIRFCNSISSSKKDKSESPDEEPTGHYRQYEREPVRPSSDQLSRPSETLYPTVPPYNLSVPLIHNPPSVSVPPAYSEVSAPAEPAVAPAEQTVAPTFPVPSEDPGPRFELSISSALPLSSNSTFSDVYTSDKLNF; this comes from the exons ATGGAAATAATGATAGTGGTGTTCATGCTGTGGAGCTTCTTTGCAATGG GTTTCTCACAGGATGAGGTAGAGTATGGGGACACATACAGGATTAGGCTGCCGAGAAAGACTGAATCTGTTGGGTTCATCAGATCGAACATCTCACATGTGACAATCTTGTGGAATCGGGATGAGCCTTCAACCAGTTATAACAGTAGGCAAAAGGTGATTggttcttacttttttttagaaaaagtaaCCCGGAATGACAGCGGTACCTACATAATGAAAGACAAAGATCAGAAAGTAATTTCTTCCAGGACCCTGGAAGTCACGG taaTCAAAAGATACAACACAAAAGTTGTTGGCAGATACTTCGACTTAACGTTTAATGTGGAACCAGACTCCTGCAACATTTACTTCATCCGAGATGGTGGATATGAGACTCAGGTAGATCGTAAAGGCAAactgctggagcattttgacgaCCAGAATTGTGATGGACTCGACTTTTTATATCCATGTGGGATTTACAAAAATTACATTCAGTTGTCATGTAACGGGCGCTTTGAGGTCAGAGATAAGCATGGTGACCTGGCCATAGTGGAGACAGTGGAAGTAGAAGGAA aagaagaagaagaagaagagcctAAGTTTGATACATCCACCTCCATTGGTATTGGCATTGGTGCTATACTTGGTGGACTCAGTTGCTGTTGCTGCACCATACGTTTCTGCAACAGCATAAGCTCCTCCAAGAAGGACAAGTCTGAGAGTCCTGATGAGGAACCTACTGGTCATTACCGTCAG TATGAGAGGGAGCCTGTAAGACCGAGTTCAGACCAGCTCAGTCGGCCCTCTGAGACGCTGTACCCCACTGTGCCTCCTTATAATCTGAGCGTCCCGCTG ATACACAATCCGCCCTCTGTGAGTGTGCCCCCAGCTTATTCTGAG GTTTCAGCTCCAGCAGAGCCGGCAGTCGCTCCAGCAGAGCAGACAGTCGCTCCAACTTTCCCCGTCCCCTCTGAGGACCCCGGGCCACGGTTTGAACTCTCCATCTCCTCGGCCCTCCCACTCAGTTCAAACTCAACTTTCTCTGATGTTTATACTTCAGACAAACTCAACTTCTGA
- the LOC109992645 gene encoding uncharacterized protein isoform X3, with protein MEIMIVVFMLWSFFAMGFSQDEVEYGDTYRIRLPRKTESVGFIRSNISHVTILWNRDEPSTSYNSRQKVIGSYFFLEKVTRNDSGTYIMKDKDQKVISSRTLEVTVIKRYNTKVVGRYFDLTFNVEPDSCNIYFIRDGGYETQVDRKGKLLEHFDDQNCDGLDFLYPCGIYKNYIQLSCNGRFEVRDKHGDLAIVETVEVEGKEEEEEEEPKFDTSTSIGIGIGAILGGLSCCCCTIRFCNSISSSKKDKSESPDEEPTGHYRQYEREPVRPSSDQLSRPSETLYPTVPPYNLSVPLIHNPPSVSVPPAYSEVSAPAEPAVAPAEQTVAPTFPVPSEDPGPRFELSISSALPLSSNSTFSDVYTSDKLNF; from the exons ATGGAAATAATGATAGTGGTGTTCATGCTGTGGAGCTTCTTTGCAATGG GTTTCTCACAGGATGAGGTAGAGTATGGGGACACATACAGGATTAGGCTGCCGAGAAAGACTGAATCTGTTGGGTTCATCAGATCGAACATCTCACATGTGACAATCTTGTGGAATCGGGATGAGCCTTCAACCAGTTATAACAGTAGGCAAAAGGTGATTggttcttacttttttttagaaaaagtaaCCCGGAATGACAGCGGTACCTACATAATGAAAGACAAAGATCAGAAAGTAATTTCTTCCAGGACCCTGGAAGTCACGG taaTCAAAAGATACAACACAAAAGTTGTTGGCAGATACTTCGACTTAACGTTTAATGTGGAACCAGACTCCTGCAACATTTACTTCATCCGAGATGGTGGATATGAGACTCAGGTAGATCGTAAAGGCAAactgctggagcattttgacgaCCAGAATTGTGATGGACTCGACTTTTTATATCCATGTGGGATTTACAAAAATTACATTCAGTTGTCATGTAACGGGCGCTTTGAGGTCAGAGATAAGCATGGTGACCTGGCCATAGTGGAGACAGTGGAAGTAGAAGGAA aagaagaagaagaagaagaagagcctAAGTTTGATACATCCACCTCCATTGGTATTGGCATTGGTGCTATACTTGGTGGACTCAGTTGCTGTTGCTGCACCATACGTTTCTGCAACAGCATAAGCTCCTCCAAGAAGGACAAGTCTGAGAGTCCTGATGAGGAACCTACTGGTCATTACCGTCAG TATGAGAGGGAGCCTGTAAGACCGAGTTCAGACCAGCTCAGTCGGCCCTCTGAGACGCTGTACCCCACTGTGCCTCCTTATAATCTGAGCGTCCCGCTG ATACACAATCCGCCCTCTGTGAGTGTGCCCCCAGCTTATTCTGAG GTTTCAGCTCCAGCAGAGCCGGCAGTCGCTCCAGCAGAGCAGACAGTCGCTCCAACTTTCCCCGTCCCCTCTGAGGACCCCGGGCCACGGTTTGAACTCTCCATCTCCTCGGCCCTCCCACTCAGTTCAAACTCAACTTTCTCTGATGTTTATACTTCAGACAAACTCAACTTCTGA